Proteins found in one Seonamhaeicola sp. S2-3 genomic segment:
- a CDS encoding DEAD/DEAH box helicase: MNYNKNRNQKRSSGKRPVSRLNPELLVKKATQTIEKPQVITRDFAEIELHQQLSKNISDKGYSTTTEIQDKSIDDLLQGNNLIGIAATGTGKTGAFLIPMVQQMLENNEITGLVVVPTRELAQQVFEEFKSLTKDLRFQSACFIGGTNVEKDIVKTKQNLKLVVGTPGRLNDLIDRKALRINNISTLVLDEFDRMLDMGFIKDIQKLVSGMHSRKQTMLFSATVNSSQEKLINQIVHNPIHVAVSNGTKSSDNVEQDIIKVGSNENKFDVLFNLVNEPSFEKVLLFAETKRAVNKLSKQLIKSGLKSDVIHGNKSQNYRTKAIAQFKSGKTKILVATDVAARGIDIKGVTHVINYQLPQSMDSYIHRIGRTGRAETTGMAYTFVN; the protein is encoded by the coding sequence ATGAATTATAATAAAAATAGAAACCAGAAAAGATCATCTGGTAAACGACCTGTCTCTAGATTGAATCCAGAGTTACTGGTTAAAAAAGCAACACAAACTATTGAAAAACCTCAAGTTATAACGCGAGATTTTGCAGAAATAGAATTGCATCAACAATTAAGTAAGAATATTTCAGATAAGGGATATTCTACTACAACAGAAATTCAAGATAAATCTATAGATGATTTATTACAAGGAAATAACCTAATAGGAATAGCTGCAACGGGTACTGGTAAAACAGGTGCGTTTCTTATTCCTATGGTTCAACAAATGTTAGAAAATAATGAAATTACTGGATTGGTAGTAGTTCCTACAAGAGAACTTGCGCAACAGGTTTTTGAGGAATTTAAATCATTAACAAAAGATTTAAGGTTTCAATCTGCATGCTTTATAGGAGGTACTAATGTTGAAAAAGACATAGTAAAAACCAAGCAAAATTTGAAATTAGTTGTGGGAACCCCAGGACGATTAAACGACTTAATAGATAGAAAAGCATTGAGAATTAATAATATATCTACACTTGTTTTAGATGAATTTGACCGTATGTTAGACATGGGGTTTATTAAAGATATTCAAAAACTAGTTTCAGGTATGCATAGCCGAAAGCAAACTATGTTATTTAGTGCTACGGTAAACTCTTCTCAAGAAAAACTCATTAATCAAATTGTGCATAACCCTATACACGTGGCTGTATCTAACGGTACTAAGTCAAGTGATAATGTAGAGCAGGATATTATTAAAGTAGGAAGCAATGAAAATAAATTTGATGTATTATTTAACCTTGTTAATGAACCTTCTTTTGAAAAAGTGCTGCTATTTGCAGAAACTAAAAGAGCTGTAAACAAGCTAAGTAAACAACTTATTAAGTCGGGTTTAAAATCTGATGTCATTCATGGCAATAAATCTCAAAATTATAGAACAAAAGCCATTGCGCAATTTAAGTCTGGTAAAACAAAAATACTGGTAGCAACAGATGTAGCTGCTCGCGGAATTGATATAAAAGGCGTAACGCATGTTATTAATTATCAATTACCCCAAAGTATGGATAGTTATATACATAGAATAGGAAGGACAGGACGAGCAGAAACCACAGGAATGGCCTACACATTTGTAAATTAA
- a CDS encoding fatty acid desaturase codes for MKFRVSEYFKSNNKSRYGNKRMVFKTIVMLLMFFTPLAAIIFLPISSIPLLFGLFILSGLGMAGIGMGVMHDAIHGSYSKNKTINKIMGYTINLIGANDKVWRLQHNVLHHSFTNIEDHDDDINAPFFLRFSPHAPKNKLHKFQHLYAWFFYGLSTISWVTSKDFISYRKYYKMGLVKDRKTYINGVLKIVAWKALYYSYALVLPLIFTSFAPWIVILAFLAMHFVTGLTISLIFQTAHVSPEAAFPLPDEHGNMESERLAHQLETTCNFGSKSPVLSWFVGGLTHQIEHHLFPYISHIHYRKISPIVKQTAEEFGLPYHSSGSFLTAVIKHFKMLRDLGRMELQPIQSNS; via the coding sequence TTGAAGTTTCGTGTTTCTGAATATTTCAAAAGCAACAACAAAAGTAGATATGGCAATAAACGTATGGTTTTTAAAACCATTGTAATGCTGTTGATGTTCTTTACGCCTTTGGCGGCCATTATTTTCTTACCCATAAGTAGTATTCCATTGTTATTTGGATTGTTTATCCTAAGCGGATTAGGTATGGCAGGTATTGGTATGGGCGTTATGCACGATGCCATTCATGGCTCTTATTCAAAAAACAAAACCATTAATAAAATAATGGGGTATACTATTAATTTAATTGGTGCCAATGATAAAGTATGGCGATTACAGCACAATGTATTGCACCATAGTTTTACAAACATTGAAGACCATGATGATGATATCAATGCACCGTTTTTCCTTAGGTTTTCACCTCATGCACCTAAAAACAAACTTCATAAATTTCAGCATCTTTACGCTTGGTTTTTCTACGGTTTATCAACCATTTCATGGGTTACCTCAAAAGATTTTATTAGCTATAGAAAGTATTATAAAATGGGATTGGTCAAAGACCGAAAGACTTATATCAACGGTGTGCTTAAAATTGTGGCTTGGAAAGCGCTTTATTATTCTTATGCTCTTGTACTCCCTTTGATTTTTACATCATTTGCACCTTGGATTGTAATATTGGCTTTTTTAGCCATGCATTTTGTAACAGGGTTAACCATTTCATTAATATTCCAAACGGCACATGTATCGCCAGAAGCAGCTTTTCCGCTTCCTGATGAACATGGAAATATGGAATCTGAACGTTTAGCACATCAATTAGAAACCACGTGTAATTTTGGAAGTAAAAGTCCTGTATTGTCATGGTTTGTAGGAGGGTTAACACATCAAATAGAACATCATTTATTTCCGTATATATCACATATACATTATAGAAAAATATCCCCAATAGTAAAACAGACGGCCGAAGAGTTTGGGCTTCCGTATCATTCCAGTGGTTCTTTTTTAACCGCTGTTATCAAACACTTTAAAATGCTCCGAGATTTGGGGCGCATGGAGTTGCAACCCATACAAAGCAATTCTTAA
- the panB gene encoding 3-methyl-2-oxobutanoate hydroxymethyltransferase gives MSTAKKEYKRITVKSLVDMKSTGEKISMLTAYDYTMAKIVDSAGVDVILVGDSASNVMAGHETTLPITLDQMIYHASSVIRAIDRALVVVDLPFGSYQSDPKEALRSAIRIMKESGAHAVKLEGGREIKESIKRILNAGIPVMGHLGLTPQSIYKFGTYTVRAKEEEEAEQLIKDAKMLERTGCFAIVLEKIPAELARKVAESVSIPIIGIGAGPHVDGQVLVVHDMLGMTHEFNPRFLRRYLNLYEDMTNAMKQYVSDVKSLDFPNENEQY, from the coding sequence ATGTCTACAGCCAAAAAAGAATACAAACGTATCACCGTAAAATCATTAGTTGACATGAAGTCTACTGGTGAAAAAATATCAATGCTCACTGCATACGATTATACTATGGCAAAAATTGTTGATAGTGCAGGTGTAGATGTTATTTTAGTTGGTGATTCTGCAAGTAATGTTATGGCGGGTCATGAAACCACTTTGCCCATTACTTTAGATCAAATGATTTATCATGCATCTTCTGTTATTAGAGCTATAGATAGAGCTTTGGTAGTAGTAGATTTGCCTTTTGGAAGCTACCAAAGTGACCCTAAAGAAGCGCTCCGTTCTGCTATTAGAATTATGAAAGAAAGTGGCGCTCATGCTGTAAAACTTGAAGGAGGAAGAGAGATTAAAGAATCTATTAAACGTATTTTAAATGCGGGTATTCCTGTTATGGGGCATTTAGGGTTAACCCCTCAATCTATTTATAAATTTGGAACCTATACCGTTAGAGCTAAAGAAGAAGAAGAGGCAGAACAACTTATTAAAGATGCTAAAATGTTAGAGCGTACTGGTTGTTTCGCTATTGTTTTAGAAAAAATACCTGCAGAACTTGCTAGAAAAGTTGCAGAAAGTGTTAGCATTCCTATCATTGGTATTGGTGCTGGCCCTCATGTTGATGGCCAAGTATTAGTAGTTCATGATATGTTAGGAATGACACACGAGTTTAATCCGCGCTTTTTACGAAGATATTTGAATTTATATGAAGATATGACAAATGCTATGAAGCAATATGTATCTGATGTTAAAAGCTTAGATTTCCCTAATGAAAATGAACAGTACTAG